One Alligator mississippiensis isolate rAllMis1 chromosome 1, rAllMis1, whole genome shotgun sequence genomic window carries:
- the LOC132244896 gene encoding syncytin-A-like: MALISLYITLGYLSITQGGWEKNLYLQISHAVAQAGNKSDCWICSHSPAHLHQGIPMIGVPISLQQWGTINGGFVRHYSLAAHRSAPKEWRAAPANWIISPRVEAPFCYRSNNTGAYNKATPVGHYPHCLTTLDYSPSSTSGILLGNVPSLNCTGFMVYNFSKEPHVALIANRSEFYIHSNFTSCNISRSSRITAERGPSYTMHINRKCRIGHNNCRDLSTLSAPGLYWLCGNRAHKILPWNWVGACTLGRVIPGFEMHSAIYLEQVKNFNHHMKRAVNPLATRNTGFHRFVRTFIPWLGVRELELAIINISATMEAMGNATADAIQALQKEISQISQVTIQHRIALDYLLVSQGGVCALVNSTCCVYVNQDMRIETDIRKIRNQLRVLHQVASENTDWGLEEMWSWLTSWLPDFGALGKKILYGILFVLIVLIMFYVLMQLILCCVKASRGSFSKARKPTAESRIMVLQKCEQIERKHERLHDEIEGLMRMEI, encoded by the coding sequence atggcactgatatccttatatatcacacttgggtatctcagtatcacccaaggggggtgggagaaaaatttgtatttgcagatctcccatgcggtggctcaagctggaaataaaagtgactgctggatatgctctcacagcccagcacacctacaccaaggaatcccaatgatcggagtaccaatatccctccagcaatggggaacaataaacggcggcttcgttagacactactcgttagctgcccatcgatccgctcctaaagaatggagggccgcccctgctaactggataatctccccaagagtagaggcgcctttctgttacagatccaacaacaccggagcttataataaagccacacctgtaggacactaccctcattgcctaactactctagattatagccctagtagcaccagtggaatcctgttgggtaacgtaccctctctcaattgtacaggattcatggtctacaacttttctaaggaacctcatgttgctctcattgcaaacagatcagaattttacattcactccaattttacttcttgtaatatatctcggtccagcagaataacagctgaacgtggaccgtcctatacgatgcatatcaatcgaaagtgccggatagggcacaacaactgccgagatttgagtaccctttctgccccaggcctttactggctctgcggaaacagggctcataaaatcttgccctggaattgggtgggggcatgcactcttggacgtgttatccctggtttcgaaatgcatagtgcaatatatctggaacaagtaaaaaatttcaaccatcacatgaaaagggcggttaaccccttagctaccagaaacacagggttccatcgatttgtgagaaccttcataccgtggcttggagtaagagaattggaactagccataattaacatttcagccacaatggaagctatgggaaatgccactgcggatgcaattcaggctctgcaaaaagagatctcccagatctcacaagtaactatacaacaccgcatagccctagattacctattggtatcccagggaggagtatgtgccttagtaaactccacctgttgtgtctatgtcaatcaggacatgcgaatcgaaactgacattcgcaaaatccgaaatcagttaagggtcctacatcaagtggcctcagaaaatactgactggggtctagaagaaatgtggtcttggctaacctcctggctcccagatttcggggcccttggcaagaaaatcctgtatggaatattgtttgtcttgatagttctgataatgttctatgtcttaatgcaactgatcctctgctgcgtgaaagccagcaggggaagctttagcaaggcaagaaaacccacagcagagtctagaataatggtgttacaaaagtgtgagcagattgaaagaaaacatgaaaggctgcatgatgaaatagaggggctcatgagaatggaaatttaa